One Streptomyces sp. RPA4-2 genomic window carries:
- a CDS encoding TetR/AcrR family transcriptional regulator, producing MLVGMTTNADTTSAAAGAESAAGKAPRRRAPAGAAVLREDVTEAIRAAVFEELAAVGFARMSIEGIARRAGVGKTAVYRRWRSKLHLVLDLVSAIAVQGLPAPDTGSLEGDLRLLYEVTSRALRHPVAGQIIPDLQAEAARNPDIARALQEALREGQQGVASGIVAAAAARGELDEGIDLELALDLMSGPLYWRSVVVRGPKLPKGYLASLARSTAAALRAL from the coding sequence ATGCTGGTCGGTATGACGACGAACGCCGACACCACGAGTGCCGCCGCGGGCGCGGAGAGTGCTGCCGGGAAGGCCCCGCGTCGTAGGGCTCCCGCCGGTGCGGCCGTGCTGCGGGAGGACGTGACCGAGGCGATCCGGGCAGCCGTCTTCGAGGAACTCGCGGCCGTCGGCTTCGCCCGGATGTCCATCGAGGGCATCGCGCGTCGCGCGGGCGTCGGCAAGACGGCGGTGTACCGGCGCTGGCGCTCCAAGCTGCATCTGGTCCTCGACCTCGTCTCCGCCATAGCGGTGCAGGGGCTGCCCGCCCCGGACACGGGTTCCCTGGAGGGTGACCTGCGTCTGCTGTACGAGGTCACCTCGCGGGCGCTGCGGCACCCCGTCGCCGGCCAGATCATCCCGGACCTCCAGGCCGAGGCGGCGCGCAACCCCGACATCGCGCGGGCCCTCCAGGAGGCGCTGCGGGAGGGGCAGCAGGGAGTGGCGAGCGGGATCGTGGCGGCGGCGGCCGCGCGGGGCGAGCTGGACGAGGGGATCGACCTGGAACTCGCGCTCGACCTCATGTCGGGGCCGCTGTACTGGCGCTCGGTCGTGGTCCGCGGCCCCAAGCTGCCGAAGGGGTACCTGGCGAGCCTGGCCCGGTCGACTGCGGCGGCGCTGCGGGCGTTGTAG
- a CDS encoding oxidoreductase, translated as MATKDSAVEQSKKKWSAGDIGDQTGRTAVVTGANSGLGIATVDALARAGAHVVLAVRDPQRGEAAARTVHGSVEVRRLDLADLASVREFAASWRGDLDLLINNAGVMNIPEASTKDGFEMQFGTNHLGHFALTNLLLPHVTDRVVTVSSGAHRIPGSTHIHFDNLNLTGEYAPITAYGQSKLANLLFTLELQSRLAAAGSPVRALAAHPGWAATGLQGHDASVVRRALMAVGNRFIAQDNRAGALPTLYAATQDLPGAGYVGPDGFGEMRGGPTLVGRSAAASDPVSAVRLWRASEELTGVTFPRLGEAARAVVAGG; from the coding sequence ATGGCTACCAAGGACTCGGCTGTCGAGCAGAGCAAGAAGAAGTGGAGCGCGGGCGACATCGGTGACCAGACCGGCCGCACCGCCGTCGTCACCGGCGCCAACAGCGGGCTCGGCATCGCCACCGTCGACGCCCTCGCGCGGGCCGGTGCCCATGTCGTCCTCGCCGTACGGGACCCGCAGCGTGGCGAGGCCGCCGCCCGCACCGTCCACGGCAGCGTCGAGGTGCGCCGGCTGGACCTGGCGGACCTCGCCTCCGTCCGTGAGTTCGCCGCGTCCTGGCGGGGCGACCTCGACCTGTTGATCAACAACGCGGGCGTCATGAACATCCCCGAGGCCAGCACCAAGGACGGCTTCGAGATGCAGTTCGGGACGAACCACCTGGGGCACTTCGCCCTCACCAACCTGCTGCTGCCGCACGTCACCGACCGCGTGGTCACCGTGTCCTCGGGGGCCCACCGGATTCCCGGCAGCACCCACATCCACTTCGACAACCTGAACCTCACGGGCGAGTACGCGCCCATCACCGCCTACGGCCAGTCCAAGCTGGCCAACCTGCTGTTCACCCTGGAGCTGCAGAGCCGGCTCGCGGCGGCGGGATCGCCCGTACGCGCACTGGCCGCGCACCCCGGCTGGGCCGCCACCGGCCTCCAGGGCCACGACGCCAGCGTGGTGCGCCGCGCGCTGATGGCGGTGGGCAACCGGTTCATCGCCCAGGACAACAGGGCCGGCGCGCTGCCCACGCTGTACGCGGCCACGCAGGACCTGCCGGGCGCCGGTTATGTCGGACCGGACGGGTTCGGCGAGATGCGCGGCGGACCGACCCTCGTCGGCCGTTCGGCCGCGGCCAGCGACCCGGTCTCCGCCGTCCGTCTGTGGCGGGCCTCGGAGGAGCTGACCGGCGTCACCTTCCCCCGGCTGGGCGAGGCCGCACGAGCGGTCGTGGCGGGGGGCTGA
- a CDS encoding TetR/AcrR family transcriptional regulator — MQTRPRPYHHGDLRAALLARAEDTLREKGPAALSLRELARDLGVSHAAPSRHFKDKQALLDALALTGFERLSTTLAASQETAGDSFADRLGALARSYVGFATANAELLDLMFSIKHDPAASEALVQASQGMSVLATDLIAEGRRTGEVRDAPLDAIAIPMFSTLHGFASLAVSSTLPPGTLDANLDDVIAHTLRGCAPDHPTPH; from the coding sequence ATGCAGACCCGCCCTCGCCCCTACCACCACGGAGACCTGCGCGCCGCACTGCTGGCCCGCGCGGAGGACACCCTCAGGGAGAAGGGGCCCGCCGCGCTCTCCCTGCGCGAGCTCGCCCGCGACCTGGGCGTCAGCCACGCCGCGCCGAGCCGCCACTTCAAGGACAAACAGGCCCTCCTGGACGCGCTGGCCCTGACCGGCTTCGAACGCCTCAGCACCACCCTGGCCGCCTCACAGGAGACCGCGGGCGACTCCTTCGCCGACCGGCTCGGCGCCCTGGCCCGCAGCTACGTCGGCTTCGCCACCGCCAACGCCGAACTCCTCGACCTCATGTTCTCCATCAAGCACGACCCCGCGGCATCCGAAGCCCTCGTCCAGGCCTCCCAGGGCATGTCCGTACTCGCCACCGACCTCATCGCCGAAGGCCGCCGCACCGGCGAGGTCCGCGACGCCCCCCTGGACGCCATCGCCATCCCCATGTTCAGCACCCTCCACGGCTTCGCCAGCCTCGCCGTCAGCAGCACGCTGCCCCCCGGCACCCTCGACGCCAACCTGGACGACGTCATCGCCCACACCCTCCGCGGCTGCGCACCCGACCACCCCACACCGCACTGA
- the galE gene encoding UDP-glucose 4-epimerase GalE, translated as MTWLITGGAGYIGAHVVRAMRDAGEQAVVYDDLSTGIAERVPEGVPLVVGSTLDAGPLARTLTEHAVTGVVHLAAKKQVGESVDLPLHYYRENVEGLRVLLEAVTAASVRSFVFSSSAAVYGMPSAAAGELVTEETPCVPMSPYGETKLAGEWLVRATGRATGLSTASLRYFNVAGAATPELADVGVFNLVPMVFEKLTQDAPPRVFGDDYPTPDGTCVRDYIHVVDLAEAHVAAARALDASPGRDLTLNIGRGEGVSVREMIDLINAATGYDRPPVTAPRRPGDPARVVASADRIRGELGWKARYDVQDMITSAWAGWLRLYPEAARG; from the coding sequence ATGACCTGGCTGATCACCGGCGGCGCCGGTTACATCGGGGCGCACGTCGTGCGCGCGATGCGGGATGCGGGCGAACAGGCGGTGGTCTACGACGACTTGTCCACGGGCATCGCGGAACGGGTGCCCGAGGGCGTACCGCTGGTGGTCGGATCGACCCTGGACGCGGGGCCCCTGGCCCGGACGCTCACGGAGCACGCCGTCACCGGCGTGGTCCATCTGGCGGCGAAGAAGCAGGTCGGCGAGTCCGTGGACCTGCCGCTGCACTACTACCGGGAGAACGTCGAGGGGCTGCGGGTCCTGCTGGAGGCCGTGACGGCGGCCTCCGTCCGCTCCTTCGTGTTCTCCTCCTCGGCCGCGGTGTACGGGATGCCGTCGGCCGCGGCCGGGGAGCTGGTGACGGAGGAGACCCCGTGCGTGCCGATGAGCCCGTACGGCGAGACGAAGCTGGCGGGCGAGTGGCTGGTCCGCGCGACGGGCCGGGCGACGGGTCTGTCCACCGCCTCCCTGCGCTACTTCAACGTGGCGGGCGCGGCCACTCCCGAACTCGCGGATGTAGGGGTCTTCAACCTCGTCCCCATGGTCTTCGAGAAGCTCACGCAGGACGCGCCGCCGCGCGTCTTCGGGGACGACTACCCGACACCCGACGGAACGTGCGTCCGTGACTACATCCACGTGGTCGACCTCGCGGAGGCCCATGTGGCCGCGGCCCGCGCGCTGGACGCCTCGCCCGGCCGGGACCTGACCCTCAACATCGGTCGTGGCGAGGGTGTTTCGGTCCGCGAGATGATCGACCTGATCAACGCGGCCACCGGCTACGACCGCCCGCCGGTGACCGCGCCGCGCCGCCCGGGCGACCCGGCGCGGGTCGTCGCCTCGGCCGACCGCATCCGCGGGGAGCTGGGATGGAAGGCGAGGTACGACGTCCAGGACATGATCACTTCGGCCTGGGCGGGATGGCTGCGGCTGTACCCGGAGGCGGCACGCGGCTGA